From Roseburia hominis, the proteins below share one genomic window:
- a CDS encoding carbohydrate-binding domain-containing protein produces the protein MARRKYIALFLCAALLGTLCGCSQKEAGEEYVSDLSGHATVSKVTLTEGKYSEEKLDDTWDENAAISLKLEEDRISASGVSETGMDGVMIEGSTATISKAGTYILSGSLKDGQIVVDADKNDYVKLVLNGADITCADSAPIYSKGGNLIITLAENTENTVTDGESYVFEEGEDEPSAAIFAKDDLSFNGKGALYVNANYNHAVQSKDDLKFVAGTYVMKAAGDAVVGKDSVSVKDGNFTIESGEDGIKATNIEDPGKGYVLIENGTFQITAGGDGIQAETLLRVNDGKLDIVTGGGSGEAVITGDMMEDGFHGRGEMKEGEAPEGGERPEGEMLQEGDKLELEKPEGGDRPEGEIPQGGKGPKGEMPQDGNKPEGEMSQGGDRPEGEMPEGEVPQGEVPQGGEKPEGESDFSGDPPQEELQEKNDTPGTNTDTSENGEGVVSTKALKSYVELVIAGGEFELDSYDDGLHSNQNVTIEDGAFTIQAGDDGIHADRNLTIDGGTIDITQSYEGLEGFDIVINAGDIKVVASDDGVNAAGDDDSAQNPEDDATQQASDEKAEKEDSPAGNEPQMKRGGFMAGEDQGATMTVNGGTLYVNANGDGLDANGDILLSGGTVTVHGPASGGNGTLDYATSCKIIGGVFLGVGSMGMAQNPSDDSTQPSLVGTLDSAVEAGTTISVKTTDGATIASVVTEKRTQWYAISSPELKQGESYIVCVGEKEKTVELSEAVTEVK, from the coding sequence ATGGCGAGAAGAAAATATATTGCCCTGTTTTTGTGTGCGGCGCTTTTGGGTACTTTGTGCGGGTGCAGCCAGAAGGAGGCCGGGGAGGAGTACGTATCGGACTTGTCGGGGCATGCGACGGTGTCAAAGGTGACACTTACTGAGGGAAAGTACAGTGAGGAAAAGCTGGACGATACCTGGGACGAAAATGCTGCGATATCCCTGAAACTTGAGGAAGACCGCATCAGCGCGTCTGGAGTAAGTGAAACGGGCATGGATGGAGTTATGATTGAGGGAAGTACGGCGACGATTTCAAAAGCCGGAACATATATCCTGTCCGGCAGTTTGAAGGACGGGCAGATTGTGGTAGATGCGGATAAGAATGACTATGTGAAGCTTGTTTTAAATGGCGCAGACATTACTTGTGCGGATTCGGCGCCCATTTACAGTAAGGGCGGCAACCTGATCATCACGCTGGCGGAAAATACGGAAAATACTGTCACGGACGGGGAAAGTTATGTGTTCGAAGAAGGAGAGGACGAACCGTCGGCAGCCATTTTTGCGAAAGATGACCTGAGTTTTAATGGAAAGGGAGCTTTGTATGTAAATGCGAATTATAACCATGCGGTGCAAAGTAAGGATGACTTAAAATTCGTGGCAGGCACTTATGTGATGAAGGCAGCAGGCGATGCGGTGGTCGGAAAGGACAGTGTGTCCGTAAAAGACGGCAATTTTACGATAGAATCCGGGGAGGACGGCATCAAGGCGACGAACATAGAGGATCCCGGGAAAGGGTATGTGCTGATTGAAAATGGTACCTTTCAGATTACGGCAGGAGGCGATGGGATTCAGGCGGAGACACTTCTGCGGGTAAATGATGGGAAACTGGATATCGTAACTGGCGGCGGAAGCGGTGAGGCTGTGATAACAGGCGATATGATGGAAGACGGATTCCACGGGCGAGGGGAAATGAAGGAAGGCGAAGCCCCGGAGGGTGGCGAGAGGCCGGAAGGAGAGATGCTGCAAGAAGGGGACAAATTGGAACTGGAAAAACCGGAAGGAGGAGACAGGCCGGAAGGTGAGATACCCCAAGGCGGAAAGGGGCCGAAAGGCGAGATGCCGCAAGATGGGAACAAGCCGGAAGGTGAGATGTCACAAGGTGGGGACAGGCCGGAAGGAGAAATGCCGGAAGGCGAAGTACCACAAGGCGAAGTACCACAAGGCGGAGAGAAACCAGAGGGTGAAAGTGATTTTTCCGGGGATCCGCCCCAGGAAGAATTGCAGGAAAAAAATGATACGCCCGGCACGAATACAGATACCTCCGAAAATGGGGAGGGAGTTGTCAGTACAAAGGCTTTGAAGTCCTATGTGGAGCTTGTGATCGCCGGAGGTGAGTTTGAGCTGGATTCCTACGATGACGGCCTGCACAGTAATCAGAATGTAACGATAGAGGATGGAGCATTTACCATACAGGCCGGCGATGATGGAATTCATGCGGACCGTAACCTGACAATTGACGGAGGAACGATAGATATCACACAGAGTTATGAAGGTTTGGAAGGGTTTGATATTGTAATAAATGCGGGCGATATCAAGGTAGTAGCGTCAGATGACGGGGTAAATGCCGCGGGCGACGATGACAGTGCTCAAAATCCGGAAGATGATGCAACGCAGCAGGCGTCAGACGAAAAGGCGGAGAAGGAGGATTCTCCAGCAGGAAACGAACCTCAGATGAAGCGAGGCGGTTTTATGGCGGGAGAAGATCAGGGCGCGACGATGACGGTAAATGGCGGCACTCTGTATGTGAACGCGAACGGAGATGGCCTTGACGCGAACGGAGACATTCTCCTAAGTGGCGGAACGGTTACTGTGCATGGTCCGGCAAGCGGAGGAAACGGAACCCTGGATTATGCGACAAGCTGCAAAATCATAGGAGGCGTTTTCTTAGGCGTGGGAAGCATGGGAATGGCGCAAAACCCCAGTGATGATTCTACACAGCCCTCACTTGTCGGTACGCTTGATTCGGCAGTGGAGGCCGGAACGACGATTTCCGTGAAAACGACGGACGGTGCAACAATCGCGTCTGTTGTGACAGAGAAACGGACGCAGTGGTACGCGATTTCGTCGCCGGAATTGAAACAAGGGGAAAGTTATATTGTTTGTGTGGGAGAGAAGGAGAAGACGGTAGAACTGAGTGAGGCTGTGACAGAGGTTAAATAG